Below is a window of Onychostoma macrolepis isolate SWU-2019 chromosome 06, ASM1243209v1, whole genome shotgun sequence DNA.
CGCACATTACCACCTCGAGTgtgtattatttttcaattcaaCAGCCTGTCACCAATTGTTCCTTAATACTGTCTTCTTGTTTCTATCTTTTAGGTTCAGCCAAAGCATGTCAAAGAGGCTTTCAGGCTGCTGAACAAGTCTATTATTCGGGTCGAGACCCCTGATATTAATCTGGATCAGGGGGAAGAGgaggccatggaggaggaagAAGATGACAATCAGATGAATGGTAGAGTCATTCTCTGTTTCCAGATGTGTAAACACTTCATTCAGCCTCTAAATGAAGTAATTTTGATAAATCTAAATCAAGTACAACATGCTTCTAAAACAATATTTCTCAACTGGGGGCCCCAGTAAGTCttagatttattaaaatttagtCATATTATTCTTACTTAAAGGTatagtgcacccaaaaatgaaaagtctgtcatcatttactcactaaTGTTGATCCAAACGTGTATGACACACattcttctgtggagcacaaagatattttgaagaatgttgggaaCCGAAACTGatttgttatcaacattcttcaaaatatcttcttttgtgttccacagaagaaagaaagtcgtacagatttgtaataacatgagggtgattaaatgatgacagacttttcattttttgtgtggattatccctttaaaatacaacaaaaacaaataaaaaaaataatttttgagcatatttttattacaaGAGAAGAACCAGATGTACATATAAGCCTAGACTTGAATATTGTTTTGTACAAAGGGGGCCTTAGAGTCAAAAAGTCTGTTTTAAACATACTTCTCTGTTTTCTTGCTCTTTTTAGGGCATGATGCACCTAACGGTGTGAATGGAGATGTTAATGGAGAAGTGAATGGTCATGAGCATACAAATGGTATTAACGGTCACGGGGTCAACGGTGAAAGCGCCAAACCCTCGCTGCGACTATCCTTTGCAGAGTATAAACGCATTTCTAACCTGTTGGTGCTACATCTGCGTCACGCTGAGGAGGGTGAGCGCTCTGTACAAGTCTAAACAGACTGTCATTTCAGCAATTATTATGCACTTTTAACACAAACTGCAACATGACAAGCTCAGACAAACACAGCCCACAGGAATCTAATTTGCATTGTGCCATTTCTCCTAGCCGAGGACGAGACTGCGCTTCAGAAGAGTGAAGTAGTGAACTGGTATCTGAAGGAAATCGAAACAGAGATCGATTCAGAAATGGAACTCATCAATAAGAAGGCAATGATCGAGAAAATTATCTACAGACTGGTTCACTATGTAAGGAAACATTTTCGTGTGATTTAAATTTCTTTATGAATAAGTTATATGTGAATATTTTGTGTGGAGACTACATTAAGTGttataacaaaaaatgtattcacttTTATCTTCATCAGGATTATATTTTGATTGAGCTGACACAGTCTGGGCTGAAAGGATCAGCTGAGTCCAGTGGAAAAGAATCCCAGGAGGAAGATGTTACGCTGGTGGTCAACCCCAACTACACATTTGATGACTAAACATTTTGACCTTTACATTTTCTGCTGTATTAACTCAAAAGAAGAGATGTTATTTGAGATGGCTTTCAGGAAGTGGTGGTGTCCCTCTTCGGTCCCTTctctttttgtaaatttttagctttttccccacaatgtttttgcattGCTTCTTAAGGATTTTTATAACCATTCTCATTTTTATGAGGATTTGTGACCTTGCAAAAAATCTTTGTAAatatggttttgttttgtttttaaaatttttattctaGTGTTTTAGAACATTTTAGAATGTTAGTAATGGGCATGCATAAAGTGTTTGCATATATAGTTTATCATGTTTTGTTAAGTGCTGTCAAAGTGTAATGTCAATATAAGTTGTGTTATTatgcaataaataataacaggTGTTAAATACAGATGTTTATCTGCTGAAAAataagttttcatttatatgtttaaaacagaaatgagaTGCTATTCATGTGtggaaattaattaaaatgttgttggGCAGTTATTAGTAGAAACTGCACGTTCACATACCTTGGATTTTTAAATCGAGCATTTccatatattaataaaactgcaaactaaaaaaaaagaaatttgtcTAATTTTGGCCACATTTAATGTAGTTCTTTGTTGttggaaaaatatatttacagaatttttttttaattaacccTTTTTAAATTATAGATAAGCAAcctttttaaaacttaaaaagaaggtattttcactaatgaatgtaaaattattttggttAAACGAATTGAGTTTATTAAGTAAAATGTCCATTATAGTGCGCCACAAAGTCACGTGGACGTGCTTCTCTTCCTTACACAACAAATATGGCGGCACCCTGTAGGAACCTGATGAGGTCGACTTTGCAAGGTAGATAAACGTGTGAACATATGATTTAATAATTTGCCTTATAAACCATGATGCATCTGAATGAACCGACTGTACATTACCTTactaatgaaatattttaaaacgcCGCTGCTTATTTGAATTACTGGTGCGTTACCAAATGATAGCTTGACAGGCACAGAGGAGATTCATGCAGCAATAATTTACTGTACTTGCATTTAATTGTATGCAAAGAACCGTTCGAGATAAATATGGGTAATGAGAAGTCTGGGAAGGTTAAGTACTCATGTTGTTCAGACTCAGAATCTCACATGTAGTAGGTGGGTCATTCCTGGTATCCGGTAACATTTTGGCTTCATAAtctttggaaaaaaaagttacgtgtttttcatgtttttagcaTTCTACCAAAATAGTGACATGTTTAACTATATGGAACACATACTGACCAAGCTCAGtgacttaaaaaataataattatgggTATATTGTTCAGACACTCGCCGTGAATGTATTCCACCCTGTTAGGGACATATACATAGTTATcacaaaattttaataatgtaaatgttaaacaataaTGATCAATAATAAGATAGTATATGTCCCTTATGCcataatagtattttttattcttgAAAAAAATATGTCTTGATTATTAAGAACAGGTACTTTTTTGTGCCCATTGTTGCCAACAGGAtggtaaatattattaaaaaaaattctcaaaaacatatatatgctGGTAATGCTCCTCACCTCACAAAATAAGTCAAAGGTATGCCAAACATTTAATGTTgctttcaaatttttatttaaaattacttgTCTAACAGGGTGGAATGGAGCATAACAGGGTGGAACAGCAAATGAGCTTTCCGTCATTGTCCTGCGTGGTTTGCCATCTGTAATGTGTGGAACTGCACCTACATAATATTGTTTCAAAACCATACAAAAAATGAAATCCAGATTTCCTTTGGGGGAGGGACACAAAAAAATTGCTACAGTATGTGGTTCCTTATCACAATCAATCATGATGACAAGTGGCAAAACAAATCTCTGTTTAGGTGGCTagagaaataataacaaattagaGAGGACCgacataagaaattattttttattttatttataattgaaaaaaataaagatgctgtaattcattttgattaactagattaacaaacaaaaacacaaaaaccatCACAAGAaggaacatatttgttacatttgGCTACATTTGTTCTTCTATGTACCGCCATGTTGCCTGGTCTACCTGTAAAGACCTTTTATTGAGGGCCTGCAGTTCTTTGATCAGGCACACTATCTGATTGTCAAGCATACCAGCTGATGTCTTTTCTTGGGCCCGGCCAGAAGAATTTATTGATgccattgtgatttttttatgtttttaaaagaagtctcttctgctcaccaaggcttcgtttatttgatcaaaaatacagcaaaaacagtaatattgtgaaatatttttacaatttaaaataactgttttctatttgaatacattttaaaatgcaattttatttctgttagcaaatctgaattttcagcatcattactccagtcttcagtgtcacatgatcctatagaaatcattataatatgctgatttgctgctcaagaaatatttattattattgttgttattattattattattatcaatgttgaaaacagttttgtacaattttttttttttcaggattatttgatgaatataaagttcaaaagaccagcatttatctgaaatagaaagcttttgtaacattatcactaccgttcaaaagtttttcttttttttttggaaagaaattaatacttttattcagcaagaatgcattaaagtgatcaaaagtgacagtatatacatttataatgctgcAAAAgcttctatttcagataaatgcttttcttttgaactttctattcatcaaataaatgatgtacacaactgttttcaacattgatatcaacaaatcagcacattagaatgatttctgaaggatcatgtaacactgaagactgtaatgatgctgaaaattcgtttgccaacacagaaatattgcattttaaaatgtattcaaatagaaaacagttattttaaactttaaaaatctttcacaatattactgtttttgctgtatttttgatcaaataaatgaagccttggtgagcagaagagacttcttttaaaaacattaaaattcttgCTGATCTAAAACTTTTGAGCGGTAGTGCACATATATACAATTGtattcatgtacattaccacTCAAAAGTTTTATGGAGGTAGATTAATTTGCAGTAtacaataaatactatttattcTATTAGAATTTCCACCCTGTTAGTTTCACATTCTGAAAATTTTGAGCTAAATTAGCTGTAGTTTTTTGAGTGATCAACATTTAGCTCTCTAACTTTCTACAGATGAACATACCTTTATAACTATGtcagatatgtttttttttttttttttttgatcagacAAACATTCTCCATAATATAGCCTAACAGGGTGGAACTTTAAGAGTGTGACAAGCaggaaaacatttcaaaaactttGAAGTTGACACTTGCCTCCATTTGTACAGTTGAATTCCAgcggaaaaaaataaacaatatcacTTCCTGAAAATTACCTCAGTGGAATTGTAGTCTATTTTGGAAGGCGAGGGAGTACATACTAACAGGGTGGAAGATGACTTTAGGGACAcggtaaatgaagaaaattgtaaaaaaataaaaatagtttcacATGATTTATATGTATGATTAGATGAAGTTTAGCCTAGTccataacataatttaaaaatattttgagatttttatcatttcatggTTTATATTTCTAGAGGAAGTTGATTACTTTGCACTGAGGACATGATAAAACTGAACGCATGTATCAATAATAAggtgtgtaaaaaaacaaaataatattttttatgtctATTATCTCTGTTTAAGTGATAAAGTAGACctaatatgtataatttaagcaatttcttataaatatgtggctattttagagaaaatatgaGTAAGTAAATCATAGAGACAGAAAAGTCACTGTATAACAGGAATGACCCAGGTACGTTAGACTAGATGCCGCTATTTGAGGGAATCCTATCAGTCTGATGAATAATTAAGTGATATTACACGAGCAAAAATTTTGTTATTCCGAATATCAGCATAAGTGTGGTTAAGCTGTAGGCCACATGTAATCGCAGCCATGCTGATGTATTGCTTGTGTACAACACCTGTTCAATAAACAATGAGTTAAGAAACTTGCATTTTAGACAGAATTCAACTCTAAACGAAGCCAAAGCAGAATCAACCGTCGCACGTCTCCGAGCATGACACAGCAATGGTGTTTGGCTCCTGAATGTATCAGTTGGTTTtaaatgaatcaatcaattattcaataactaaataaagacagtcacgtgtcgccacctactggcattaATAAGAAGCTCTAACAATGTAGACTAGGGATGAAACTAGGTTGAGTcccataataaaacataaatggtTTTGGAttaaagcatctgccaaatgtaaatgtaaatatgagcATTATCCAtatctacaggtgcatctcaataaattagaatgttcatttatttcagtaattcaactcaaattgtgaaactcgtgtattcaataaattcagtgcacacagactgaagtagtttaagtctttggttcttttaattgtgatgattttggctcacatttaacaaaaacccaccaattcactatctcaacaaattagaatatggtgacatgccaatcagctaatcaactcaaaacacctgcaaaggtttcctgagccttcaaaatggtctctcagtttggttcactaggctacacaatcatggggaagactgctgatctgacagtcgtccagaagacaatcattgacacccttcacaaggagggtaagccacaaacattcattgccaaagaagctggctgttcacagagtgctgtatccaagcataacagaaagttgagtggaaggaaaaagtgtggaagaaaaagatgcacaaccaaccgagagaaccacagccttatgaggactgtcaagcaaaatcaattcaagaatttgggtgaacttcacaaggaatggactgaggctggggtcaaggtatcaagagccaccacacacagacgtgtcaaggaatttggctacagttgtcgtattcctcttgttaagccactcctgaaccacagacaacgtcaggcgcgtcttacctgggctaaggagaagaactggactgttgcccagtggtccaaagtcctctattcagatgagagcaagttttgcatttcatttggaaaccaaggtcctagagtctggaggaagggtggagaagctcatagcccaagttgcttgaagtccagtgttaagtttccacagtctgtgatgatttggggtgcaatgtcatctggttggtccattgtgttttttgaaaaccaaagtcactgcacccgtttatcaagacattttggagcacttcatgcttccttctgctgaccagctttttaaagatgctgatttcattttccagcaggatttggcacctgcccacactgccaaaagcaccaaaagttggttaaatgaccatggtgttggtgtgcttgactggccagcaaactcaccagacctgaaccccatagagaatctatgggatattgtcaagaggaaaatgagaaacaagagaccaaaaaatgcagatgagctgaaggccactgtctaagaaacctgggcttccataccacctcagcagccacaaactgatcacctccatgccacgccgaattgaggcagtaattaaagcaaaaggagcccctactaagtattgagtacatatacagtaaatgaacatactttccagaaggccaacaattcactaaaaatgttttttttttttttattggtcttatgaagtattctaatttgttgagatagtgaattggtgggtttttgttaaatgtgagccaaaatcatcacaattaaaagaaccaaagacttaaactacttcagtctgtgtgcattgaatttatttaatacacaagtttcacaatttgagttgaattactgaaataaatgaacttttcctcgacattctaatttattgagatgcacctgtatatggaTGTGCTTATATCTACTACAGTAATATGTGCTAGCCTGCGATGCAGATGATAAACTGGCCCCATTATTTACAAGCCATCATTCATTCCTAATCCATAATTCcggtagcccctcactgcagaacaaagatccaggggctggggttggatccacatctagggggtggagatgaGGGGCTACTGTTTACAACCGCTGAATTTGTGCCCACTTGATTCTTAACGCTAACCTGCATTACTACCCACACAGCTACTAATCTGACCAGACACTTCCTCTGCATACAGATAACTACTTTCTTATTGGCACTGCgttccatttttatttcatttcttgtTGTTCACAAAACATTCTGTGTTTACACTGGCACAAAAAAATCCGATCTGTCGCTCACATCTGACGCAGATCGGAATTTGTTGCACACGTGTAAACACAAAAACCCGCGCGTGATCCGATTTTTTGGATCCATCTGAGCCACTTCCAAATGTGGATTTTAATCGGATACACATCCGATATCTGGACATCCGATTCTCCACAGAACTCCCAATGCGAGGGCGACACGTTTGcccataaatatttttaatggcgTTTTAATGCCGGTGTGTTATGCGCTCGCATTTTATTGAGCAGTTTTTGTAATTAAACTGAAGCTTGTTCGCAATCACTCGCTCGCTCATACGTGGATGCATGCATTCGttcgctctctctctcgttaTTTAATTCGAAATCATTTCAATAAATATCATCTTTAGCTGTAGATAAAATAGtctaacaaattaaaattaccGTTATTTCCCAGTATTTATCCGTTCAGTCAGATTTTGTGCTGCAAAACATCTATGACAGCCGTTGTCCATGCTGGCAAATAATAATGGCCATTCCACGcgaattatataaataattttaatagcacTGCCATTTAAAACCCGAGGGTCTACCATGTGCATAGTAAAGCGATCACTGCAGACAATCCTTTTAGGCTGGAATTAGTGTAAACACAGATATCGGATACCAGTCGTGTctaaagtgaatgtaaacagatGGGCCAAAAAAATCGGATATGGTCAAAAGATCGGATCTGTGCATTAAGATTTGCAGTGTAAACACAGCTTATGTGaactacagtagtcaacattcgAACTGGATCAAAACGTTTCAttaaagttgtcctaaaacctaaaagtGTTCTTGTCTTAtgacaactttgattaacttttttgatccacttcaaatgttgactgcTATAGCAGGTCAGTATGGAAAGGATGCACCTGCGcagaaaataaatgtaggcTGAATGTGATTAAACATTGTTTAagctcttattttatttttattttttcaggtttgTATAAGTTATCAAATAGGACATTATGGATTGGATCACGCTATGAGCAAAGAGTTGCTCGTCCCAGACTGCAGGACAATGTTTTGCACAGCAGAGCTCTATACTGTGGACATTCCACTTTACAAACCATCACCAAGACAGAGTCTCCAAAAGTTATGAACACACAGAAAGCAGCAGAACCTGAAAACAAGACCAACcaacaaaagaaagaggaagaagaagaagaggaggaggatgataACAGGCCTGAGTACATCCCCAAAAGAAAAGCCAAAAATCCATTGACAAAAGTTGGATATGCATGGTAAGTATTGCCAGAATAAACCAGTAGTGAAAAGTATTTCAGGCTACTGACACGGAGATGTTTTCTTCTAGGATGATCGGCCTGCCTGCTGGAATCATTGGCTTTATTCTGGCAAAGAGACAGGTGGACAAGAACCGACTCAAGCAGCTGAAAATCAGACAGAGAATGAAGAAAGCCAATGAAGGAGATTACGAGAGTGAGCGATATAAACCAGCCGCCAGGATGCAGTGAAAGCTGTACTTTGTGAAAATGACTCTATTGTGCTAGAGAATGGCTTCATTGTGCACATAATCCTtgggttgccatggaaacagTGAACTGAGCAGGATATAACAAAGACAATGTAGAAAGCAAGCATTTATTATGGTGCATCTTTTGATCTTATGGATGTGAAGTTGATGAAGACCTCAACTGAAGGATTTCAGTGCTGCCTgcttgaaatgttttatatattttgatgcAGTCATCATGCTTGTTCATAAGCATACAGAACACCATTGTAAGCAACCACTAGTAActattaaaatcaattaaataatactcaagtGTTCCTTTTATTATGATTATCCTCACAATAACAATGATTACATATCAAAATGTTGTTCAACATGTGGCATGAGAACATTGTAACAGAAAATAcaggtttattttgtttatacaaTTCAAATATATAACAATCCATTTATATGTAGTTAACACTTTTTATGACTATTTATTCATGGCGTATCTTTGATGCTAAACAAAGGAAAGGCACCATTGTACATCACATAACATAACCTGTGATGTTTAGTTAAGTGTAGTATCAAATTCAttaagtaaagacatttattttccaaaattaaagcaaaagatTTGATGTAGActtttatatgttatatatagaTGTCCATAAACTAAAATACAGTTAGATTGTATGTACACAGCAGAAAAGCTATACCCTCGACCAAAATGTACCACATGCATGTAATATCTATAGCAAATCTAAGTctgtacagtaaaaatttgCATAATCAGATCCACTTCTAACAGACAGCTTCCATTTCCATGATAAAGTAATGGCTATATAATATCAGTCATATTTTATCGGAACATATGCATATGGTTAGTAAATCATGGAAATGATATTCATCCCTTACCAGTTGTTTCATCAGTATAAAGCTAGATATCTGTATTATTTGAAAACATGTTAGCTAGGTCTGGATTGAGAAGACACATTaaagacaaaacagaaaaggtCCATCGGCCAGCTTAAAGCTTCTATctctcagcatatccaataatTTGCAGGAGGAAGATGAAGATCTGGACAATGTCAACATAAAGGGAGAGAGCTGCAAACACATACTCCTCTGGCCCGATGGACAGCTTCCTGTTCCCAATGAGCAGCTGGGTATGATAGGCCAGAAACTAATcgtttaaaaacacacaaatgcaaaGAAGTGAATTTAGGATTGAACGAGTAAGCAATTTTCCCATGCAGAACTGAAGTATTCCAAGAAAAGGTGAATTGAATGTGATGCAGTGAATAGACATACCAGAGTGAATGCAATGGCCCCTATTGCTGCATAGAGCATGTGAAGCCATGGGATCTGAAACAAACAGTGAAGAAGTCAGGTAAATGATCAAATGACAATTTCTGTGCAAATACAAAATGCAAGTCATGCTTACGTATTTGAATGACAGCACGATAGCCGTGATGATGCCAGTCACAAACACTACGATTCCGAGGACAC
It encodes the following:
- the si:ch73-71c20.5 gene encoding DUF4748 domain-containing protein encodes the protein MAAPCRNLMRSTLQGLYKLSNRTLWIGSRYEQRVARPRLQDNVLHSRALYCGHSTLQTITKTESPKVMNTQKAAEPENKTNQQKKEEEEEEEEDDNRPEYIPKRKAKNPLTKVGYAWMIGLPAGIIGFILAKRQVDKNRLKQLKIRQRMKKANEGDYESERYKPAARMQ